In Fusobacterium hwasookii, a single window of DNA contains:
- the rpsF gene encoding 30S ribosomal protein S6, producing the protein MRKYEIMYIINPTVLEEGREELINQINALLTSNGATIAKTEKWGERKLAYPIDKKKSGFYVLTTFEIDGTKLAEVEAKLNIMESVMRYIVVKQD; encoded by the coding sequence ATGAGAAAATATGAAATCATGTACATCATCAATCCTACTGTTTTAGAAGAAGGAAGAGAAGAATTAATAAACCAAATAAATGCTTTATTAACTTCAAATGGAGCTACAATAGCTAAAACAGAAAAATGGGGAGAAAGAAAACTTGCTTATCCAATAGATAAGAAAAAATCTGGTTTTTATGTACTAACTACTTTTGAGATTGACGGAACAAAATTAGCAGAAGTAGAAGCTAAGTTAAATATTATGGAATCTGTAATGAGATACATAGTTGTTAAACAAGACTAA
- the rpsJ gene encoding 30S ribosomal protein S10 — translation MASNKLRIYLKAYDHTLLDESAKRIAESAKKSGAIVAGPMPLPTKIRKYTVLRSVHVNKDSREQFEMRVHRRMIEIVNSTDKAISSLTSVHLPAGVGIEIKQV, via the coding sequence ATGGCTTCTAACAAATTAAGAATCTATTTAAAAGCATATGATCATACTTTATTAGATGAATCAGCAAAAAGAATAGCTGAATCTGCTAAAAAAAGTGGAGCAATAGTAGCTGGGCCAATGCCTTTACCTACTAAAATCAGAAAATATACTGTTTTAAGATCAGTGCATGTTAACAAAGATTCAAGAGAGCAATTCGAAATGAGAGTGCACAGAAGAATGATAGAAATAGTAAATTCTACAGACAAGGCTATTAGTTCGTTAACATCAGTTCACTTACCAGCTGGTGTAGGAATAGAAATTAAACAAGTTTAA
- the rplD gene encoding 50S ribosomal protein L4, with product MAVLNIYNLAGEQTGTVEVKDTVFGIEPNKVVLHEVLTAELAAARQGTASTKTRAMVRGGGRKRFKQKGTGRARQGSIRAPHMVGGGVTFGPHPRSYEKKVNKKVRNLALKSALSAKVAAGNVLVLDYDVIETPKTKVIVNLVNKVDAKQKQLFVVGDLIKDYNLYLSARNLENAVILQPNEIGVYWLLKQEKVILTKEALATVEEVLG from the coding sequence ATGGCAGTTTTAAACATATACAACTTAGCAGGAGAACAAACTGGTACTGTTGAAGTTAAAGATACAGTGTTTGGGATTGAACCTAATAAAGTAGTTCTTCATGAAGTACTTACTGCTGAATTAGCAGCTGCTAGACAAGGTACAGCTTCTACTAAGACTAGAGCAATGGTTAGAGGTGGAGGAAGAAAACGTTTCAAACAAAAAGGTACTGGTAGAGCAAGACAAGGTTCAATAAGAGCACCTCATATGGTAGGTGGAGGAGTTACATTTGGTCCTCATCCAAGATCATATGAAAAGAAAGTTAATAAAAAAGTTAGAAATCTAGCACTAAAATCTGCTTTATCTGCAAAAGTTGCAGCTGGAAATGTTTTAGTATTAGACTATGATGTAATAGAAACACCTAAAACAAAAGTGATAGTAAATTTAGTAAATAAAGTTGATGCAAAACAAAAACAATTATTTGTAGTTGGAGATTTAATAAAAGATTACAACTTATACTTGTCAGCAAGAAATTTAGAAAATGCAGTAATTTTACAACCAAATGAAATTGGTGTTTACTGGCTTTTAAAACAAGAAAAGGTAATCCTTACTAAAGAAGCATTAGCTACTGTAGAGGAGGTACTAGGATAA
- the rpsS gene encoding 30S ribosomal protein S19, with translation MARSLKKGPFCDHHLMAKFEEAVASGNNKAVIKTWSRRSTIFPNFIGLTFGVYNGKKHIPVHVTEQMVGHKLGEFAPTRTYHGHGVDKKKK, from the coding sequence ATGGCAAGATCATTAAAGAAAGGACCTTTTTGTGACCATCACTTAATGGCTAAATTTGAAGAAGCAGTTGCTTCTGGAAATAACAAAGCTGTTATAAAAACTTGGTCAAGAAGATCTACAATATTTCCAAATTTTATAGGATTAACTTTTGGAGTATATAATGGAAAAAAACATATACCAGTTCATGTTACAGAACAAATGGTAGGACATAAATTAGGAGAATTTGCACCAACTAGAACATATCATGGACATGGTGTAGATAAAAAGAAAAAATAA
- the rplN gene encoding 50S ribosomal protein L14 → MVQQQTILNVADNSGAKKLMVIRVLGGSKKRFGRIGDIVVASVKEAIPGGNVKKGDVVKAVIVRTRKETRRDDGSYIKFDDNAGVVINNNNVPRATRIFGPVARELRARNFMKILSLAIEVI, encoded by the coding sequence ATGGTACAACAACAAACTATCCTTAATGTTGCTGATAACTCAGGGGCTAAAAAACTTATGGTAATAAGAGTTTTAGGCGGATCTAAAAAGAGATTTGGAAGAATTGGTGACATTGTTGTGGCATCAGTTAAAGAAGCTATCCCTGGTGGTAACGTTAAAAAGGGAGATGTAGTCAAGGCTGTTATAGTAAGAACAAGAAAAGAAACTAGAAGAGACGATGGTTCATACATAAAATTTGATGATAATGCTGGTGTTGTAATTAACAATAACAACGTACCAAGAGCAACAAGAATATTTGGACCAGTTGCAAGAGAATTAAGAGCAAGAAACTTTATGAAAATCTTATCTCTAGCAATAGAAGTTATATAA
- a CDS encoding MATE family efflux transporter yields MNESSKNLNLTEGKIWKVILRFILPIFLGTLFQSLYNTIDAIIVGRFAGKEAVAAIESVLNFHRLPISFFVGLSSGATIIISQYFGANKKEEVSKASHTAILFAMFGGLLLSILSCVFSPFFIKLIKVPEEILWQAQTYTIICFSGIVASMIYNIGSGILRALGDSRTPFYILIVSNILNIALDLILVKVFKLGVIGVGVATLISEIVSAILIFIILIKTNLDCKIYIKEICFYKKYIKEIFRLGLPIAVQSVLYPISNTIIQSSINTFGVNNIAAWGISGKLDFLIWTVSEAFSIAISTFVAQNYGAEKHQRARDGIKVALFMSMVAIFVISSILYFYNKPLAAFLIDDKNIVNLTSKIVKLVAPLYSIYVVGDVISGAIRGIGDTFNPMIINIFGICVCRVMWIFFIVPLNPTFFMVLYGFIVSWIITTLMYIVYVIYKRKSF; encoded by the coding sequence ATGAATGAAAGTTCAAAAAATTTAAATTTAACAGAAGGAAAAATATGGAAAGTGATATTAAGATTTATATTACCTATATTTCTAGGGACATTATTTCAATCGCTTTACAATACAATAGATGCAATAATAGTTGGAAGATTTGCTGGGAAAGAAGCAGTGGCGGCTATAGAGTCTGTTCTTAATTTTCATAGACTTCCAATTAGTTTTTTTGTTGGACTTTCATCAGGAGCAACAATAATCATTTCTCAATATTTTGGGGCTAATAAAAAAGAAGAAGTATCAAAAGCTAGCCATACTGCAATATTATTTGCAATGTTTGGGGGTTTATTATTATCTATATTAAGTTGTGTATTTTCTCCATTTTTTATTAAATTGATAAAAGTACCAGAAGAAATACTTTGGCAAGCACAAACATATACTATCATTTGTTTTAGTGGAATAGTTGCTTCTATGATATATAATATAGGTTCTGGAATTTTAAGGGCCTTGGGAGATTCAAGAACTCCCTTTTACATTTTAATTGTTTCAAATATTTTAAATATAGCTTTAGACTTAATTTTAGTTAAAGTATTTAAGTTAGGAGTTATTGGAGTTGGAGTGGCAACTTTAATATCAGAAATAGTAAGTGCTATTTTAATTTTTATAATTTTAATAAAGACAAATTTAGATTGCAAAATATATATAAAAGAAATTTGTTTTTATAAAAAATATATAAAAGAAATTTTTAGATTGGGTTTACCTATTGCCGTTCAATCAGTTCTTTATCCTATATCAAATACTATAATACAAAGTAGTATAAATACCTTTGGTGTAAATAATATAGCAGCTTGGGGAATATCAGGAAAACTAGATTTTTTAATATGGACAGTTTCAGAAGCTTTTTCTATTGCTATTTCAACTTTTGTAGCTCAGAATTATGGAGCAGAAAAACATCAAAGAGCAAGAGATGGAATAAAAGTTGCTTTATTTATGTCTATGGTAGCAATTTTTGTTATAAGTTCAATACTTTATTTTTACAATAAACCTTTGGCAGCTTTTCTTATAGATGATAAAAATATAGTTAATTTAACATCAAAGATTGTAAAACTTGTAGCTCCATTATATTCAATATATGTTGTAGGAGATGTAATATCTGGAGCTATAAGAGGAATAGGAGATACTTTTAATCCAATGATAATAAATATTTTTGGAATCTGTGTTTGCAGAGTTATGTGGATATTTTTTATAGTCCCATTAAATCCAACATTTTTTATGGTGCTATATGGTTTTATAGTTTCTTGGATAATAACAACTCTTATGTATATTGTATATGTGATTTATAAAAGAAAAAGTTTTTAA
- the rplP gene encoding 50S ribosomal protein L16 produces MLMPKRTKHRKMFRGRMKGAAHKGNFVAFGDYGLQALEPSWITNRQIESCRVAINRTFKREGKTYIRIFPDKPITARPAGVRMGKGKGNVEGWVSVVRPGRILFEVSGVTEEKATAALRKAAMKLPIRCKVVKREEKENGGEN; encoded by the coding sequence ATGTTGATGCCAAAGAGAACAAAACACAGAAAAATGTTCAGAGGTAGAATGAAAGGGGCAGCTCATAAAGGTAACTTTGTTGCTTTTGGAGATTATGGATTACAAGCTCTTGAACCATCTTGGATAACAAACAGACAAATAGAATCTTGTCGGGTTGCTATCAACAGAACATTTAAAAGAGAAGGGAAAACATATATAAGAATATTCCCTGACAAACCAATCACAGCAAGACCTGCTGGAGTGAGAATGGGTAAAGGTAAAGGAAACGTTGAAGGTTGGGTATCAGTAGTAAGACCTGGAAGAATCTTATTTGAAGTTTCAGGAGTAACTGAAGAAAAAGCAACAGCAGCTTTAAGAAAAGCAGCTATGAAATTACCAATCAGATGTAAAGTTGTTAAGAGAGAAGAAAAAGAAAATGGTGGTGAAAACTAA
- the rplB gene encoding 50S ribosomal protein L2: protein MAIRKMKPITNGTRHMSRLVNDELDKVRPEKSLTVPLKSAYGRDNYGHRTCRDRQKGHKRLYRIIDFKRNKLDVPARVATIEYDPNRSANIALLFYFDGEKRYILAPKGLKKGDIVSAGSKADIKPGNALKLKDMPVGVQIHNIELQKGKGGQLVRSAGTAARLVAKEGTYCHVELPSGELRLIHGECMATVGEVGNSEHNLVNIGKAGRARHMGKRPHVRGAVMNPVDHPHGGGEGKNSVGRKSPLTPWGKPALGIKTRGRKTSDKFIVRRRNEK, encoded by the coding sequence ATGGCTATTAGAAAAATGAAACCAATTACTAATGGTACTAGACATATGTCTAGATTAGTAAATGATGAATTAGATAAAGTAAGACCTGAAAAATCTTTAACTGTACCTCTAAAATCAGCGTATGGTAGAGATAATTATGGTCACAGAACTTGTAGAGACAGACAAAAAGGACACAAAAGATTATACAGAATAATAGATTTCAAAAGAAATAAATTAGATGTTCCTGCAAGAGTTGCAACAATAGAATATGATCCTAATAGATCAGCAAACATTGCTTTATTATTCTATTTTGATGGAGAAAAAAGATATATATTAGCACCTAAAGGGCTAAAAAAAGGAGATATAGTTTCTGCTGGAAGTAAAGCTGATATCAAACCTGGAAATGCACTTAAATTAAAAGATATGCCAGTTGGGGTTCAAATTCACAATATAGAACTTCAAAAAGGAAAAGGTGGACAATTAGTAAGATCTGCTGGAACTGCTGCAAGACTTGTAGCTAAAGAAGGAACTTATTGCCACGTTGAATTACCTTCAGGAGAATTAAGACTAATACATGGTGAATGTATGGCAACTGTTGGTGAAGTTGGAAACTCTGAACATAACTTAGTAAATATAGGTAAAGCTGGAAGAGCTAGACATATGGGAAAAAGACCTCATGTAAGAGGAGCTGTAATGAACCCAGTAGATCACCCACATGGTGGAGGAGAAGGAAAGAACTCAGTTGGAAGAAAGTCACCTTTAACACCTTGGGGAAAACCAGCACTGGGTATTAAAACAAGAGGAAGAAAGACTTCTGACAAATTTATCGTAAGAAGAAGAAACGAAAAATAA
- the rpmC gene encoding 50S ribosomal protein L29 produces the protein MRAKEIREMTSEDLVVKCKELKEELFNLKFQLSLGQLTNTAKIREVRREIARINTILNER, from the coding sequence ATGAGAGCTAAAGAAATAAGAGAAATGACTAGTGAAGACCTAGTTGTTAAGTGTAAAGAGCTAAAAGAAGAATTATTCAACTTGAAGTTCCAACTTTCATTAGGTCAACTAACTAATACAGCAAAAATAAGAGAAGTTAGAAGAGAAATTGCAAGAATCAACACTATCTTAAATGAAAGATAA
- a CDS encoding PAS domain-containing protein gives METMSNHLPNLDEEKLKFVIELKEKYNAGKISLADARKQLKERVKTLKPYEIAYAEQKLTPFVEDECIKENIQNMMLLFDEVMDTSRPTELPADHPIMCYFRENDDMRELLKEVENLIQFPVIKNQWYELYDKLDLWWKLHLPRKQNQLYSLLEKKGFTRPTTTMWVLDDFVRDELKENRKMLDDGNIEEFIASQTSVAADIIDLIQKEETVLYPTSLAMITPEEFEDMKSGDREIGFTFGELETTSEAKKVKAQENSNISGQGNLAKDLAQLLGKYGFNSGDNQSSELDVAMGKMTLEQINLVFKHLPVDITYVDENEIVKFYSDTAHRIFPRSKNVIGRYVKNCHPPKSVHIVEEIIEKFRSGEQDFVEFWINKPGLFIYISYSAVKDENGKFRGVLEMMQDCTKIRSLEGSQTLLNWESDNSTNKTVEEKTQEVNKEEVQTEESNVKIDLDKIDGNTYLKDLIKVYPKLKDDMIKISDNFKLLQTPLAAVMLPTVTLKKASERGEVELNTLIEKIKEIIKTY, from the coding sequence ATGGAAACAATGTCAAACCATTTACCAAATTTAGATGAAGAAAAATTAAAATTTGTTATTGAATTAAAAGAAAAATATAATGCAGGAAAAATTAGCTTAGCTGATGCAAGAAAACAACTTAAAGAAAGAGTTAAAACTTTAAAACCTTATGAAATTGCTTATGCTGAACAAAAACTTACACCTTTTGTTGAAGATGAATGTATAAAAGAAAATATTCAAAATATGATGCTTTTATTTGATGAAGTTATGGATACAAGTAGACCTACTGAACTTCCAGCTGACCATCCAATTATGTGTTATTTTAGAGAAAATGATGATATGAGAGAATTATTAAAAGAAGTTGAAAACCTAATTCAATTCCCTGTTATCAAAAATCAATGGTATGAACTATATGATAAACTTGATTTATGGTGGAAATTACATCTACCTAGAAAACAAAATCAACTTTATTCTCTTTTAGAAAAGAAAGGTTTCACAAGACCTACAACTACAATGTGGGTATTAGATGATTTTGTTAGAGATGAATTAAAAGAAAATAGAAAAATGCTTGATGATGGCAATATAGAAGAATTTATTGCTTCTCAAACAAGTGTTGCTGCTGATATAATTGATTTAATACAAAAAGAAGAAACTGTGTTGTATCCTACATCTCTTGCTATGATTACTCCTGAAGAATTTGAAGATATGAAATCTGGGGATAGAGAAATTGGATTTACTTTTGGTGAACTTGAAACTACAAGTGAAGCTAAAAAGGTAAAAGCTCAAGAAAATTCTAATATTAGTGGACAAGGTAATTTAGCTAAGGACTTAGCACAATTATTAGGTAAATATGGATTTAATTCTGGAGATAACCAATCTTCTGAATTAGATGTAGCTATGGGTAAGATGACATTAGAACAAATCAATTTAGTATTTAAACATCTACCAGTTGATATTACTTATGTTGATGAAAATGAAATTGTTAAATTCTACTCAGACACTGCCCATAGAATTTTTCCTCGTAGTAAAAATGTTATAGGTAGATATGTTAAAAATTGTCACCCTCCAAAGAGTGTACATATAGTTGAAGAAATTATAGAAAAATTTAGAAGTGGAGAGCAAGATTTTGTTGAGTTTTGGATAAATAAACCTGGATTATTTATTTATATCTCTTATTCTGCTGTTAAAGATGAAAATGGTAAATTTAGAGGCGTTTTAGAAATGATGCAAGATTGTACAAAGATCCGTTCACTTGAAGGCTCTCAAACTCTTTTAAATTGGGAAAGTGATAATTCAACTAATAAAACTGTTGAAGAAAAAACACAAGAAGTTAATAAAGAAGAAGTTCAAACAGAAGAAAGTAATGTTAAGATTGATTTAGATAAAATTGATGGAAATACTTATTTAAAAGATTTAATTAAAGTTTATCCTAAGTTAAAAGATGATATGATAAAAATATCTGATAATTTTAAACTTTTACAAACTCCACTTGCAGCAGTTATGTTACCTACTGTCACTCTTAAAAAAGCAAGTGAAAGAGGAGAAGTTGAGCTAAATACTTTAATTGAAAAAATTAAAGAAATTATAAAGACATATTAA
- the rpsR gene encoding 30S ribosomal protein S18 translates to MAEFRRRRAKLRVKAEEIDYKNVELLKRFVSDKGKINPSRLTGANAKLQRKIAKAVKRARNIALIPYTRIEK, encoded by the coding sequence ATGGCAGAATTCAGAAGAAGAAGAGCTAAATTAAGAGTTAAAGCTGAAGAAATTGATTATAAAAATGTTGAACTTTTAAAGAGATTTGTATCTGATAAAGGAAAAATCAATCCTTCAAGATTAACTGGGGCTAATGCTAAATTACAAAGAAAAATAGCAAAAGCAGTTAAAAGAGCAAGAAATATAGCTCTTATACCATATACAAGAATAGAAAAATAA
- the rplC gene encoding 50S ribosomal protein L3: MSGILGKKIGMTQIFEDGKFVPVTVVEAGPNFVLQKKTEEKDGYVALQLGFDEKKEKNTTKPLMGIFNKAGVKPQRFVRELEVESVDGYELGQEIKVDVLAEVGYVDITGTSKGKGTSGVMKRHGFGGNRASHGVSRNHRLGGSIGMSSWPGKVLKGKRMAGQHGNATVTVQNLKVVKVDAEHNLLLIKGAVPGAKNGYLVIRPAVKKVIG; this comes from the coding sequence ATGTCAGGAATTTTAGGTAAGAAAATTGGAATGACTCAAATTTTTGAAGATGGAAAATTCGTTCCAGTAACAGTTGTAGAAGCTGGTCCTAACTTTGTTCTTCAAAAGAAAACAGAAGAAAAAGATGGATATGTAGCTTTACAATTAGGTTTTGATGAAAAGAAAGAAAAAAACACTACTAAACCTTTAATGGGAATATTCAATAAAGCAGGTGTAAAACCTCAAAGATTCGTTAGAGAATTAGAAGTTGAATCAGTAGATGGTTATGAATTAGGACAAGAAATCAAAGTTGATGTTCTAGCAGAAGTTGGATATGTAGATATCACAGGAACTTCAAAAGGTAAAGGAACATCTGGTGTTATGAAAAGACACGGATTTGGTGGAAATAGAGCTTCACACGGGGTATCAAGAAACCACAGACTAGGTGGATCAATAGGTATGTCAAGCTGGCCTGGTAAAGTTCTAAAAGGAAAAAGAATGGCTGGACAACATGGGAATGCAACAGTAACAGTTCAAAACTTAAAAGTAGTTAAAGTTGATGCTGAGCATAACTTACTTTTAATAAAAGGAGCAGTTCCTGGAGCAAAAAATGGTTACTTAGTAATTAGACCAGCAGTGAAGAAAGTAATAGGATAG
- the rpsC gene encoding 30S ribosomal protein S3 — protein sequence MGQKVDPRGLRLGITRAWDSNWYADKKEYVKYFHEDVQIKEFIKKNYFHTGISKVRIERTSPSQVVVHIHTGKAGLIIGRKGAEIDALRTKLEKLTAKKVTVKVQEIKDLNGDAVLVAESIAAQIEKRIAYKKAMTQAISRSMKSPEVKGIKVMISGRLNGAEIARSEWAVEGKVPLHTLRADIDYAVATAHTTYGALGIKVWIFHGEVLPSKKEGGEA from the coding sequence GTGGGACAAAAAGTAGACCCTAGAGGACTAAGACTTGGTATTACAAGAGCTTGGGATTCTAATTGGTATGCAGATAAAAAAGAGTATGTAAAATACTTCCATGAAGATGTGCAAATAAAAGAATTTATAAAGAAAAACTACTTCCATACAGGGATTTCTAAGGTAAGAATCGAAAGAACATCTCCTTCACAAGTAGTTGTACATATACATACTGGAAAAGCAGGATTAATAATTGGAAGAAAAGGTGCTGAAATAGATGCACTAAGAACAAAACTTGAAAAATTAACAGCTAAAAAAGTAACTGTTAAAGTACAAGAAATAAAAGATTTAAATGGAGATGCAGTATTAGTTGCAGAATCAATAGCTGCTCAAATTGAAAAGAGAATTGCTTACAAAAAAGCTATGACTCAAGCTATTTCAAGATCAATGAAATCTCCAGAAGTTAAAGGAATAAAAGTAATGATTTCAGGAAGATTAAATGGTGCTGAAATTGCTAGATCTGAATGGGCAGTTGAAGGAAAAGTTCCTTTACATACATTAAGAGCAGATATAGATTATGCAGTAGCAACAGCTCATACAACTTATGGAGCATTAGGAATAAAAGTATGGATATTCCATGGTGAAGTTCTTCCTAGTAAGAAAGAAGGAGGGGAAGCTTAA
- the rplW gene encoding 50S ribosomal protein L23 → MNVYDIIKKPVVTEKTELLRKEYNKYTFEVHPKANKIEIKKAIETIFNVKVEDVATINKKPITKRHGMRLYKTQAKKKAIVKLAKENTITYFKEV, encoded by the coding sequence ATGAATGTTTACGATATAATTAAAAAGCCTGTTGTAACAGAAAAAACAGAACTTTTAAGAAAAGAATACAATAAATATACTTTTGAAGTACATCCAAAAGCTAATAAGATTGAAATAAAAAAAGCTATTGAAACAATATTCAATGTAAAAGTTGAAGATGTAGCTACAATTAACAAAAAACCAATCACTAAAAGACATGGTATGAGACTTTATAAGACTCAAGCTAAGAAAAAAGCAATTGTTAAATTAGCTAAAGAAAATACAATAACTTACTTCAAAGAAGTGTAA
- the rpsQ gene encoding 30S ribosomal protein S17, which yields MRNERKVREGIVVSDKMQKTIVVAIETMILHPIYKKRVKRTTKFKAHDEENVAQVGDKVRIMETRRLSKDKNWRLVEIIEKAR from the coding sequence TTGAGAAACGAAAGAAAAGTAAGAGAAGGAATAGTTGTTTCTGACAAAATGCAAAAGACAATAGTTGTTGCAATTGAAACAATGATACTTCATCCTATATATAAGAAAAGAGTAAAAAGAACTACTAAATTTAAAGCTCATGATGAAGAAAATGTAGCTCAAGTAGGAGATAAAGTAAGAATAATGGAAACTAGACGTTTATCTAAGGATAAAAATTGGAGACTAGTAGAAATCATAGAAAAGGCAAGATAA
- a CDS encoding M48 family metallopeptidase has protein sequence MKKIKNIILMLFVSLIFISCATAPLTGRRQIKFVSDESVVQSSVAQYNQMIAQLKANNLLANNTAQGKRVTQIGRKVTGAVEQYLRENGMADKLQNLNWEFNLINTKDINAFALPGGKIAFYSGILPVLETDGAIAFVMGHEIGHVIGGHHAETASSQNLAGFLMLGKKAIDGIVGGAIVSDELAQQGLSLGLLKFSRTQEYEADKYGMIFMAMAGYNPEEAIKAEERMMKLGGSQNAEILSTHPSSENRLQELRRFLPEAMKYYNK, from the coding sequence ATGAAAAAAATAAAAAATATAATTTTAATGTTATTTGTATCTTTAATTTTTATATCTTGTGCAACTGCACCTTTAACTGGAAGAAGACAGATAAAATTTGTAAGTGATGAATCAGTTGTTCAATCATCAGTTGCTCAATATAATCAAATGATAGCTCAATTAAAGGCTAATAATTTGTTGGCAAATAATACTGCTCAAGGAAAAAGAGTCACTCAAATAGGAAGAAAGGTGACAGGAGCAGTAGAACAATATTTAAGAGAAAATGGAATGGCTGATAAATTACAAAATCTTAATTGGGAATTTAACTTAATTAACACTAAAGATATCAATGCCTTTGCTTTACCAGGTGGAAAAATTGCTTTCTATTCTGGAATATTACCAGTATTAGAAACAGATGGAGCAATAGCATTTGTAATGGGACATGAAATAGGACATGTTATTGGTGGACACCATGCAGAAACTGCAAGTAGCCAAAATTTAGCTGGTTTTTTAATGTTAGGTAAAAAAGCAATAGATGGAATAGTTGGTGGAGCTATTGTTAGTGATGAATTAGCTCAACAAGGTTTATCTTTAGGTCTTTTAAAATTCAGTAGAACTCAAGAATATGAAGCTGATAAATATGGAATGATATTTATGGCTATGGCAGGATATAATCCAGAAGAAGCTATAAAAGCAGAAGAAAGAATGATGAAACTAGGTGGAAGCCAAAATGCAGAAATCTTATCAACTCACCCTTCTAGTGAAAATAGATTGCAAGAATTAAGAAGATTCTTACCAGAAGCTATGAAATACTATAATAAATAA
- the rplV gene encoding 50S ribosomal protein L22: MEAKAITRFVRLSPRKARLVADLVRGKSALEALDILEFTNKKAARVIKKTLASAIANATNNFKMDEDKLVVSTIMVNQGPVLKRVMPRAMGRADIIRKPTAHITVAVSDEQ, encoded by the coding sequence GTGGAAGCTAAAGCAATAACTAGATTCGTAAGACTATCTCCTAGAAAAGCGAGATTAGTAGCTGACTTAGTGAGAGGTAAATCAGCACTAGAAGCGTTAGATATTCTAGAGTTTACAAATAAAAAAGCCGCTAGAGTTATAAAGAAGACATTGGCATCTGCAATAGCAAATGCAACAAATAACTTCAAAATGGATGAAGATAAATTAGTAGTATCAACTATAATGGTAAATCAAGGACCAGTTTTAAAAAGAGTTATGCCAAGAGCAATGGGAAGAGCAGATATAATCAGAAAACCAACAGCTCATATCACAGTGGCAGTATCTGATGAACAATAA